In one window of Posidoniimonas corsicana DNA:
- a CDS encoding ribonucleotide-diphosphate reductase subunit beta, with protein MGAAGYLHATQNNTTLHKEVPTMSCCDTTPSQPHDLSRRINADDKRLINCKSVDVNQLCPIKYQWAWEHYVNGCANHWMPTEVPMQRDIEQWRSNAFTDDERRVVMRNLGFFSTGESLVGNNIVLAIFRHVTNPEARQYLLRQAFEEAIHTHTFQYVCESLGLDQRQVFNMYHEVDSIAGKDDFVMSLTADVMDDGFRTDSPENIRRFLKNLIGFYVIMEGIFFYSGFVMILSFHRRNQLTGIGEQFQYILRDESIHMNFGIDLINGIKSENPGVWTEGFQQEVLELIDKAVGYEVRYAEDCLPRGVLGLNAESFDDYVKYIADRRLERIGLPRQYNTRNPFPWMSETIDLAKEKNFFETRVTEYQSSGALQW; from the coding sequence ATCGGCGCGGCAGGCTATCTTCACGCTACCCAGAACAACACCACTCTGCACAAGGAAGTCCCGACTATGTCCTGTTGCGACACCACGCCCTCCCAGCCGCACGACCTGTCCCGCCGCATCAACGCCGACGACAAGCGGCTGATCAACTGCAAGTCCGTCGACGTCAACCAGCTCTGCCCGATCAAGTACCAGTGGGCGTGGGAGCACTACGTCAACGGCTGCGCCAACCACTGGATGCCGACCGAGGTCCCGATGCAGCGCGACATCGAGCAGTGGCGCAGCAACGCCTTCACAGACGACGAACGCCGCGTTGTGATGCGGAACCTCGGCTTCTTCTCCACCGGCGAGTCGCTCGTTGGCAACAACATCGTGCTGGCGATCTTCCGGCACGTCACCAACCCTGAGGCGAGGCAGTACCTGCTCCGCCAGGCGTTCGAGGAGGCGATCCACACGCACACCTTCCAGTACGTGTGCGAGTCGCTCGGCCTCGACCAGCGTCAGGTCTTCAACATGTACCACGAGGTCGACTCGATCGCCGGCAAGGACGACTTCGTGATGTCGCTCACCGCCGACGTGATGGACGACGGTTTCCGCACCGACTCGCCCGAGAACATCCGGCGTTTCCTCAAGAACCTGATCGGCTTCTACGTAATCATGGAGGGGATCTTCTTCTACTCCGGCTTCGTGATGATCCTCTCGTTCCACCGCCGCAACCAACTGACCGGCATCGGCGAGCAGTTCCAGTACATCCTGCGGGACGAGTCGATCCACATGAACTTTGGGATCGACTTGATCAACGGCATCAAGTCCGAGAACCCCGGCGTCTGGACCGAGGGGTTTCAGCAAGAGGTGCTGGAGCTGATCGACAAAGCAGTCGGCTACGAGGTCCGCTACGCGGAAGACTGCCTGCCACGCGGCGTGCTGGGGCTCAACGCCGAGTCGTTCGACGACTACGTCAAGTACATCGCCGACCGCCGCTTGGAGCGGATCGGCCTGCCGCGGCAGTACAACACTCGCAACCCGTTCCCCTGGATGAGTGAGACGATCGACCTGGCAAAGGAGAAGAACTTCTTCGAGACCCGCGTCACAGAGTACCAGTCCTCCGGAGCGCTCCAGTGGTGA
- a CDS encoding alpha-L-rhamnosidase-related protein, translating into MTRLQRALQILSLSLAASGGLAHASTGWEAEWITADTPSEPNSWQSFRRSFTLPEKPGRAEAKLACDSKYWLWINGRLVVFEGQLKRGPRPQATYFDRVDIAEYLRRGENCVAVLVGYFGKDGMSHQDSGQCGLVFQAQIDHRQLFSDDKWKAVRHPAYQQTDPPHPNWRLPESNLRFDARLDMQGWTEGHYDDSEWPSAKALGTPPANPWGALVERPVPQWRFSEPRNYENADSFPSVSTGEPIIAQLPYNAQVNPILDVEGSQGDKIRIQTDNYRGGSEPNVRSEYLVREGRQHYESLGWMNGHRVIYEVPKGTRIYGLKYRETGYDANLAGAFTCSNQRLNTLWKKSQRTLYINMRDTYFDCPDRERAQWWGDVTLELQQAFYALDRRSDRLGSKAIRELAAWQEEDGTLFSPVPAGNWNKELPLQMLASVGRYGYWEYYRHSGDIDTIRAVYPSVRRYLQLWQLGEDGLVIQRKGDWTWGDWGANKDMPLLYNAWYYLALDGLQRMASLLGDHKAAAECAKSKARLHAAFHKTFWTPQGYRSPGHAGPTDDRGNALAVVSGLASRANTEVLTKVLVEERHASPYMEKYVIEALFHLGEGDSAVSRLLDRYGPMIDSPITTLWEGWGVGEAGYGGGSYNHAWSGGPLTLLSQYVAGVDPLEPGYATVQISPVLASLSDVECIVPSPRGRIAVSFKDSDRTTSVSVRLPDGVTAMLRLNRDWVGLVDRETSESLEPLAGTSIGGARIRDVDDNQITIEIGSEGLEANLVRGPRD; encoded by the coding sequence GTGACTCGACTGCAGCGGGCACTACAGATTCTCTCTCTGTCCCTGGCGGCCTCGGGCGGTCTGGCTCACGCTTCGACTGGATGGGAAGCAGAATGGATCACGGCGGACACCCCGTCCGAGCCGAACTCCTGGCAATCCTTTCGCAGGAGCTTTACCCTCCCCGAGAAGCCCGGGCGCGCCGAGGCGAAGCTTGCCTGCGACTCGAAGTACTGGCTCTGGATAAACGGCAGGCTGGTTGTCTTCGAGGGTCAGCTCAAGCGTGGCCCAAGGCCGCAGGCTACCTACTTTGACCGTGTCGATATCGCAGAATACCTGCGTCGTGGCGAGAACTGCGTCGCCGTGCTTGTTGGGTACTTCGGCAAGGACGGCATGTCACATCAAGACAGCGGACAGTGTGGGCTCGTATTCCAGGCCCAGATTGACCATCGGCAGTTGTTCTCAGACGACAAGTGGAAAGCTGTCCGACACCCCGCCTACCAGCAAACCGATCCGCCTCACCCGAACTGGCGTCTCCCGGAGTCGAACCTTCGATTCGACGCGCGCCTTGACATGCAGGGCTGGACGGAAGGCCACTACGACGACTCCGAGTGGCCAAGCGCCAAGGCTCTAGGGACCCCGCCAGCTAATCCCTGGGGCGCGCTTGTTGAGCGTCCCGTCCCTCAGTGGCGATTCTCTGAGCCGCGGAACTACGAGAACGCCGATTCGTTCCCTAGCGTAAGCACCGGCGAGCCGATCATCGCGCAACTGCCATACAACGCCCAGGTCAATCCGATCTTGGACGTGGAGGGGAGTCAGGGCGACAAGATAAGGATACAGACGGACAACTACCGGGGCGGCAGCGAGCCGAATGTCCGCTCAGAGTATCTTGTGCGTGAAGGACGGCAGCATTACGAGTCGCTGGGGTGGATGAACGGTCACCGCGTCATCTACGAGGTCCCCAAGGGAACCAGGATCTACGGACTCAAATACCGTGAGACCGGCTACGACGCCAATCTTGCCGGCGCGTTTACATGCAGCAACCAGCGGCTCAACACACTGTGGAAAAAGTCGCAACGGACGCTCTATATCAACATGCGCGACACGTACTTCGACTGCCCCGACCGGGAAAGAGCCCAGTGGTGGGGTGACGTAACGCTTGAGCTCCAGCAGGCGTTCTACGCCCTCGACCGACGGAGCGACAGGCTCGGCAGCAAGGCGATCAGGGAGTTGGCTGCCTGGCAAGAGGAAGACGGAACGCTGTTCTCACCGGTCCCGGCCGGCAACTGGAACAAGGAGTTGCCTCTGCAGATGCTGGCGTCGGTGGGAAGGTACGGGTACTGGGAGTACTACCGCCACTCCGGAGACATCGACACCATCAGAGCCGTGTACCCATCGGTCAGGCGGTACTTGCAACTCTGGCAGCTTGGCGAAGATGGGCTCGTGATCCAGCGCAAAGGCGATTGGACCTGGGGCGACTGGGGCGCCAACAAGGATATGCCGCTGCTCTACAACGCCTGGTACTACCTCGCACTCGACGGACTGCAGCGGATGGCCAGCCTGCTCGGCGACCACAAAGCCGCGGCCGAGTGCGCGAAGAGCAAGGCGCGTCTGCATGCGGCGTTTCATAAGACGTTCTGGACTCCCCAAGGGTATCGATCCCCGGGGCACGCCGGTCCAACCGACGACCGCGGGAATGCCCTGGCTGTCGTGTCAGGCCTGGCGAGTCGAGCCAACACGGAAGTCCTCACTAAAGTGCTTGTCGAAGAACGGCACGCCAGCCCCTACATGGAAAAGTACGTTATTGAGGCGCTGTTTCATCTTGGAGAGGGCGACTCCGCGGTCTCCCGGTTGCTGGATCGGTACGGACCTATGATCGACAGCCCGATCACGACGCTCTGGGAGGGGTGGGGCGTGGGGGAAGCCGGGTACGGCGGTGGCAGCTACAACCACGCCTGGAGCGGCGGCCCGCTGACGCTGCTGTCGCAGTACGTAGCCGGCGTTGACCCGCTTGAGCCCGGTTACGCAACGGTACAGATATCACCGGTGCTCGCTTCTCTCTCCGATGTTGAGTGCATTGTTCCCTCGCCACGCGGCCGCATCGCGGTCTCCTTCAAAGACTCAGACCGGACCACCTCTGTCAGCGTCCGGCTTCCAGACGGAGTAACGGCCATGCTGCGATTGAACCGCGACTGGGTTGGCCTTGTTGACAGGGAAACGAGCGAGTCCCTCGAACCGCTCGCCGGTACGTCAATTGGCGGCGCTCGCATTCGGGACGTTGACGACAATCAGATCACCATTGAGATCGGCTCCGAGGGGTTGGAGGCAAACCTAGTCCGCGGGCCACGAGACTGA
- a CDS encoding DUF1559 domain-containing protein encodes MPTNQPRQAGFTLVELLVVIAIVGVLAALLLPAVQAAREASRRSSCSNNLRQLGLAIANYESRNRRFPAGRCGCAKNPLAPWPGNVCQRVNESDRLNGASGLVFLLPDLEEQSHFDALAPANGGLWNDNLNDLTWYNTAGEGKLEALRQTPDLMRCPTSQSEALCEVYPPTLVATGDYAFSQGTLGPDAELAQAIYNNDGVFMYARTRRIAEVTDGLSHTFFLGEVTHAETWVSTNVWTYGRHGADTLRSTRNPLNETPGAGVVRERRNAAFGSWHSSGANFAFGDGHVAFVTDGLDAVVYNAAAAIADGTPLGDF; translated from the coding sequence ATGCCAACTAACCAACCGCGGCAGGCCGGATTCACGCTGGTCGAGTTGCTGGTCGTGATCGCCATTGTCGGCGTCCTGGCCGCGCTGCTTCTGCCAGCCGTGCAGGCGGCCCGCGAGGCGTCCCGACGGTCGTCCTGCAGCAACAACCTCCGGCAGCTTGGCCTGGCGATCGCCAACTACGAGTCCCGCAATCGCCGTTTCCCGGCCGGCCGCTGCGGCTGCGCAAAGAACCCGCTGGCGCCCTGGCCGGGCAACGTCTGCCAGCGGGTCAACGAGTCCGATCGGCTCAATGGGGCGAGCGGCCTGGTGTTCCTCCTGCCCGATCTCGAGGAGCAGTCCCACTTCGACGCGCTCGCGCCGGCCAACGGCGGCCTGTGGAACGACAACCTCAACGACCTCACCTGGTACAACACCGCGGGCGAAGGAAAGCTCGAAGCGCTCCGCCAGACGCCCGACCTAATGCGGTGCCCAACCTCCCAATCCGAGGCGTTGTGCGAGGTCTACCCGCCGACGCTCGTCGCAACCGGCGACTACGCGTTCTCGCAGGGGACCCTCGGGCCCGACGCCGAGCTGGCCCAGGCCATCTACAACAACGACGGCGTCTTCATGTACGCCCGCACCAGGCGGATAGCGGAGGTGACCGACGGGCTGTCCCACACGTTCTTTCTGGGCGAGGTGACCCACGCCGAGACCTGGGTCTCGACCAACGTGTGGACCTATGGACGGCACGGGGCAGACACGCTGCGCAGCACCCGCAACCCGCTCAACGAAACGCCGGGCGCGGGCGTGGTCCGCGAGCGGCGCAACGCCGCCTTCGGCAGCTGGCACAGCAGCGGCGCCAACTTCGCCTTCGGCGACGGGCACGTCGCCTTCGTGACCGACGGGCTCGACGCGGTCGTCTACAACGCCGCCGCGGCAATCGCCGACGGCACGCCGCTGGGGGACTTCTAA
- a CDS encoding ribonucleoside-diphosphate reductase subunit alpha: protein MTIAAQTELSIRKRDGRTEAFDPRRIHQAVTAAMRAGQGASADDPVESALDEAASRVAAGVVSEVEFVASRGDGSVDVERVQDLVESQLMQEGEFRVARRYILYREQRSRARALRAESEIGDRRTVSMRAAGGDLRPVDFHDLKHRLFRACRGLPECSANELLGDTVATIYDGISESELERALVMAARQRIERDPAYSQAATRLLLDIVYKEAWGRVPEPTHDAPLPLFPATEGEDETATSFPTVYRGGFSGYLRDGADAGRIDPRLLEFDLDRLAGAIRPERDRDFQYLGVQTLYDRYLLHIDGRRIETPQYFWMRVAMGLALNEQERESRAIEFYELLSTFRFVSATPTLFNSGTLHPQLSSCYLTTVDDDLQHIFKCVQDNAMLSKWAGGLGNDWTRVRATGAHIHGTNGKSQGVIPFLKVANDGALAVNQGGKRKGAICAYLEPWHLDFEEFLELRKNTGDDRRRTHDMNTAAWVPDLFMRRVQENGEWTLFSPNDVPDLHDLYGEAFKSRYEHYEQQAELGEIKLFRRVEASKLWRKMLSMVFETGHPWLTFKDPSNLRSPQDHSGVVHSSNLCTEILLNTSNDETAVCNLGSINLVKHTGREGVDRGLLADTIRTAVRMLDNVIDINYYPTAESANANRRHRPVGLGLMGFQDALFVRRIPYGSQPAVEFADEVGELIGYHAILASAELAAERGRYGSYQGSKWDRGLLPIDTIDAVHSSRNEGEHEMDRTCRLGWAPVRQAVAAHGMRNSNVMAIAPTATISNIAGCAQSIEPTYRNLFAKSNLSGDFTIVNAYLVADLKRLELWDDQMIDELKHHDGELGPIDRVPEEVKRLYQTAFAVDPHFLIEANSRRQKWIDMGISFNLYLANPSGPALSDMYAKCWRKGLKTTYYLRSLAATQVEKSSIDVNRHGVQPKWMKSRSSSSEIVVQREPTPSACSIDDPECEACQ, encoded by the coding sequence GTGACCATTGCTGCCCAAACCGAACTCTCGATCCGTAAACGCGACGGCCGGACCGAGGCGTTTGACCCTCGACGAATCCACCAGGCGGTCACGGCGGCGATGCGCGCCGGGCAAGGGGCCTCGGCCGACGACCCGGTCGAGTCGGCCCTCGACGAGGCGGCGTCGCGTGTCGCGGCGGGAGTCGTTAGTGAGGTGGAGTTCGTCGCTTCCCGCGGCGACGGTTCGGTCGACGTCGAGCGGGTCCAGGACCTGGTGGAGTCGCAGCTGATGCAGGAGGGCGAGTTCCGGGTCGCCCGGCGGTACATCCTCTACCGTGAGCAGCGGTCTCGCGCACGGGCGTTGCGGGCCGAATCGGAGATCGGCGATCGCCGGACGGTGTCGATGCGGGCCGCGGGCGGCGACCTCCGTCCGGTCGACTTCCACGACCTGAAGCACCGGCTGTTTAGGGCGTGCCGCGGGCTCCCGGAGTGCTCCGCCAACGAGCTGCTCGGCGACACGGTCGCGACAATCTACGACGGGATCAGCGAGTCGGAACTGGAACGGGCGCTGGTCATGGCGGCCCGTCAACGCATCGAGCGGGACCCGGCGTACAGCCAGGCGGCCACGCGACTCTTGCTCGACATCGTCTACAAAGAGGCGTGGGGGCGGGTCCCCGAGCCCACCCACGATGCCCCGCTGCCGCTGTTCCCCGCCACCGAAGGGGAAGACGAGACCGCCACTTCGTTCCCAACAGTCTACCGGGGAGGGTTCAGCGGGTATCTCCGTGACGGCGCCGATGCGGGGCGTATCGACCCGCGGCTACTCGAGTTCGACCTGGATCGTCTCGCAGGCGCCATCCGCCCCGAGCGCGACCGCGACTTCCAGTACCTCGGCGTCCAGACGCTCTACGACCGCTACCTGCTGCACATCGATGGCCGCCGGATCGAAACGCCTCAGTACTTCTGGATGCGTGTGGCGATGGGCCTGGCTCTCAACGAGCAAGAACGTGAATCGCGGGCTATCGAGTTCTACGAGCTCCTCTCGACGTTCCGGTTCGTGAGCGCCACGCCGACGTTGTTCAACTCGGGCACGCTGCACCCGCAGCTCAGCTCCTGCTACCTCACCACGGTCGACGACGACCTGCAGCACATCTTCAAGTGTGTGCAGGACAACGCGATGCTCAGCAAGTGGGCCGGCGGGCTCGGGAACGACTGGACCCGCGTCCGCGCGACCGGCGCCCACATCCACGGCACCAACGGCAAGAGCCAAGGGGTGATCCCCTTCCTCAAGGTCGCCAACGACGGCGCCCTGGCCGTCAACCAAGGCGGCAAGCGCAAGGGCGCCATCTGCGCTTACCTTGAGCCTTGGCACCTCGACTTCGAGGAGTTCCTCGAGCTCCGCAAGAACACGGGCGACGACCGCCGCCGCACGCACGACATGAACACGGCCGCGTGGGTGCCGGACCTGTTCATGCGGCGGGTGCAGGAGAATGGAGAGTGGACGCTGTTCTCGCCGAACGACGTTCCCGACCTGCACGACCTGTACGGCGAAGCCTTCAAATCGCGGTACGAGCACTACGAGCAGCAGGCGGAACTCGGCGAGATCAAGCTGTTCCGCAGGGTCGAAGCGTCCAAGCTGTGGCGCAAGATGCTCTCGATGGTCTTCGAGACCGGCCACCCCTGGCTGACGTTCAAGGACCCTTCCAACCTACGCAGCCCGCAAGACCACTCCGGGGTAGTCCACAGCTCCAACCTGTGCACCGAGATCCTGCTCAACACCAGCAACGACGAGACCGCGGTCTGCAACCTCGGGTCGATCAACCTGGTGAAGCACACCGGGCGGGAAGGCGTCGATCGTGGGCTGCTGGCGGACACGATCCGCACCGCGGTGCGGATGCTCGACAACGTGATCGACATCAACTACTACCCGACCGCCGAGTCGGCGAACGCCAACCGCCGGCACCGCCCCGTCGGCCTCGGCCTGATGGGCTTCCAGGACGCCCTCTTCGTCCGTCGCATCCCGTACGGGTCGCAGCCGGCGGTCGAGTTCGCCGACGAAGTGGGCGAGCTGATCGGCTACCACGCCATCCTGGCGTCGGCCGAACTGGCGGCCGAGCGAGGCCGGTATGGCTCGTACCAAGGCTCGAAGTGGGACCGGGGGCTGCTGCCGATCGACACCATTGACGCCGTGCACTCGTCGCGCAACGAGGGGGAGCACGAGATGGACCGCACTTGCCGGCTCGGCTGGGCGCCCGTGCGGCAAGCGGTCGCCGCACATGGCATGCGGAACAGCAACGTGATGGCGATCGCCCCGACGGCGACCATCTCGAACATCGCCGGGTGCGCGCAGTCGATCGAGCCCACCTACCGCAACCTCTTCGCGAAGAGCAACCTGTCTGGCGACTTCACGATCGTCAACGCGTACCTGGTCGCCGACCTGAAGCGGCTGGAGCTGTGGGACGACCAGATGATCGACGAGCTCAAGCACCACGACGGAGAACTCGGCCCGATCGACCGGGTCCCGGAGGAGGTCAAACGGCTCTACCAGACGGCGTTCGCGGTCGACCCGCACTTCCTGATCGAGGCGAACAGCCGCCGCCAGAAGTGGATCGATATGGGGATCAGCTTCAATCTGTACCTCGCGAACCCGAGCGGCCCCGCGCTGAGCGACATGTACGCCAAGTGCTGGCGGAAGGGGCTCAAGACGACCTACTACCTGCGGTCGCTCGCCGCCACCCAGGTCGAGAAGTCGTCGATCGACGTCAACCGGCACGGGGTGCAGCCCAAGTGGATGAAGAGCCGTAGCTCGTCGAGCGAGATCGTCGTCCAGCGCGAGCCGACGCCCTCGGCCTGCAGCATCGACGACCCCGAGTGCGAGGCCTGCCAGTAG
- a CDS encoding RNA polymerase sigma factor gives MPPLSRDEFTELYLAAHPKLWTVAVAVIGDRDLAEDALQDAAITGLKKLDSYERGTSFAAWMSQIVRFTSLNYLRKREKRDRTSDPEHIVEATAADPHDPSTPAEPASTHAAGAFDPDKLGIDDRLAAALVTLPADRRICLLLRIVQALSYDEIAEMLDIPASTAMSHVHRAKAALKNQLSAAAPTEEGAA, from the coding sequence ATGCCGCCGCTCTCCCGCGACGAATTCACCGAGCTCTACCTGGCCGCCCATCCGAAGCTGTGGACGGTGGCAGTGGCGGTGATTGGCGATCGCGACCTGGCCGAAGACGCCCTGCAGGACGCGGCGATCACGGGCCTCAAGAAGCTCGACTCCTACGAGCGGGGCACCAGTTTTGCCGCGTGGATGTCGCAGATCGTGCGGTTCACCTCGCTGAATTACCTCCGCAAGCGAGAAAAGCGGGATAGAACGTCCGACCCGGAACATATAGTAGAGGCGACGGCCGCCGATCCCCACGATCCGTCCACGCCCGCGGAGCCTGCATCGACCCACGCCGCAGGAGCGTTCGACCCCGACAAGCTAGGAATCGACGACCGACTGGCGGCAGCGCTTGTCACCCTGCCTGCGGACCGTCGAATCTGCCTGCTGCTGCGGATTGTGCAGGCGCTGTCGTATGACGAGATCGCTGAGATGCTCGACATACCCGCCTCTACCGCTATGAGCCACGTCCACCGCGCCAAGGCGGCCCTGAAGAATCAACTGTCGGCCGCCGCCCCGACCGAAGAGGGGGCTGCATGA
- a CDS encoding ChaN family lipoprotein, whose amino-acid sequence MGAMLERVQDADIVFVGESHTDETTHRLQLHIFEELLRRRGGKVVLAMEMFTRDDQPSLDDYLAGRIDEQQFAGAAALWHNYHEAYRPLVERAKQAGAPIVGSNFPKSLLRQFASQGAAAAETLSDDQRRLVPAEFHPNPPDYWRRVDNATRGHAAMGMTANPEDRLFSVQSLWDNAMGDACVQALRSHPDHLVLHINGGFHSAYWEGAVHQAAVREPDAKVTTVAIAPAPSPTTAVHHGLPLADYIAYVEVRASNAEEGVRSVRLSAELEYALHRPDREDQSESAPLLIWLPDEGLSAKEVLPFCRNRYGDQAMIAVVQPPYKSVDADRALGGRWFWPDSFSEDVAAAAGGVEEIWAYLNRHFSVDAERVCVVGEGAGGTVAAVLASRSDTMQLDAIAVRPRHASRLKDLPLVLPQLYAEGSLPRRSLTVVADQQSKNWWQGEISQYRDAEVDASIVALQPDHMLRGGDLDKQIATSLGLDPRESPTHPRARVLAVTTDSPREFLWARIQADWLNEQAGERVTVTPAPAVAPGADLLPTVITPAAASVEGVLPPCPGPFGGTTVLLLPDDADEGDRAAWLALEENDPLTAQSRFHRVRIATLGGAHALEGVLAKLREQNRKNILIVPAVFYTNGDLLRRAADAAKPFEDDMTLQWLPGLGGRAGILKAM is encoded by the coding sequence ATGGGGGCGATGCTTGAGCGTGTCCAGGACGCCGACATCGTATTCGTGGGCGAGTCGCACACGGACGAGACCACTCACCGCCTGCAATTGCACATCTTTGAGGAGCTGCTCCGCCGCAGGGGTGGCAAGGTGGTCCTCGCCATGGAAATGTTCACCCGCGACGATCAGCCAAGCCTCGACGACTACCTGGCGGGCCGGATCGACGAGCAGCAGTTCGCCGGAGCGGCCGCGCTCTGGCATAACTACCACGAGGCGTACCGGCCGCTCGTTGAGCGCGCCAAGCAGGCAGGCGCGCCAATAGTAGGATCAAACTTCCCGAAGTCGCTGCTCCGGCAGTTCGCGTCGCAGGGCGCCGCGGCCGCGGAGACGCTCTCCGACGACCAGCGTCGGCTCGTCCCGGCCGAGTTCCACCCCAACCCGCCCGACTACTGGCGCAGGGTCGACAACGCCACCCGCGGCCACGCGGCGATGGGCATGACGGCCAACCCCGAGGACCGTCTCTTCTCCGTTCAGTCGTTGTGGGACAACGCGATGGGAGACGCCTGCGTTCAGGCCCTGCGGTCCCACCCTGACCATCTGGTGCTGCACATCAACGGAGGCTTCCACTCGGCCTACTGGGAGGGCGCCGTGCACCAGGCAGCAGTCCGTGAACCAGACGCAAAGGTCACGACGGTAGCGATCGCCCCCGCCCCATCTCCGACAACCGCCGTTCATCACGGCCTACCGCTGGCCGACTATATCGCCTACGTCGAGGTCAGGGCGTCGAACGCTGAGGAAGGCGTGCGTTCGGTCCGCCTGAGCGCGGAGCTGGAGTACGCCCTCCACCGGCCAGACCGCGAAGACCAATCCGAATCGGCGCCGCTCCTGATCTGGCTTCCCGATGAAGGGCTGTCCGCCAAGGAAGTGCTGCCTTTCTGCCGGAACCGGTACGGCGATCAGGCGATGATCGCCGTTGTTCAGCCCCCCTACAAGTCGGTTGACGCCGACAGAGCCCTTGGCGGCCGCTGGTTCTGGCCCGATTCTTTCAGCGAAGATGTCGCCGCGGCGGCTGGCGGCGTAGAAGAGATCTGGGCCTACCTCAACCGCCACTTCAGTGTCGACGCCGAGCGGGTCTGCGTGGTGGGCGAGGGGGCCGGAGGTACGGTAGCCGCCGTGCTCGCTTCCCGCAGCGACACCATGCAGCTGGATGCCATCGCAGTCCGTCCTCGGCACGCGTCTCGGTTGAAGGACTTGCCTCTTGTGCTCCCCCAGCTCTACGCAGAGGGATCGCTTCCTCGGCGGTCGCTGACCGTCGTTGCCGACCAGCAGAGTAAGAACTGGTGGCAGGGCGAGATCAGCCAGTACCGCGACGCAGAGGTCGACGCGAGCATCGTGGCGCTCCAGCCAGACCACATGCTTCGCGGCGGTGATCTGGACAAGCAAATCGCTACCAGCCTGGGGCTGGACCCGCGCGAATCGCCGACACACCCGCGTGCCCGCGTCCTCGCGGTCACCACCGACTCGCCGCGCGAGTTCCTGTGGGCGCGTATCCAGGCCGACTGGCTCAATGAGCAAGCGGGCGAGCGGGTCACCGTGACACCAGCCCCGGCGGTAGCCCCCGGCGCCGACCTCTTGCCTACGGTGATTACTCCCGCGGCGGCGAGCGTCGAAGGGGTTCTTCCCCCCTGTCCCGGTCCGTTCGGCGGCACAACGGTCCTGCTGCTGCCAGACGACGCCGACGAAGGCGACCGCGCGGCTTGGCTCGCCCTCGAAGAGAACGACCCGCTCACCGCGCAGAGCCGCTTCCACCGCGTGCGGATCGCGACCCTCGGCGGCGCCCACGCACTGGAGGGTGTGCTTGCCAAGCTTCGTGAGCAGAACCGCAAGAACATCCTGATCGTCCCCGCGGTGTTCTACACCAACGGCGACCTCCTCCGCCGAGCGGCCGACGCCGCCAAGCCGTTCGAAGACGACATGACGCTCCAGTGGCTCCCGGGGCTCGGCGGCCGCGCCGGCATCCTCAAGGCGATGTAA
- a CDS encoding PEP-CTERM sorting domain-containing protein: MTMRTYPTAALIALAAAVGATPTASAELIREVNGPDAASIQATVDAFRADLGELNAPEPVNHPGGRREVNWDAAPDSVSDPNPFPGDFFNADTFPRARGIEFLPTGDTTGFELSSTAASGEPVEFGFDAGFTFFSAERLFTPIGGATFDVRFYDPANPDTPALSTGLGVVFTDVESPDSTTMTFYDAYDNVLLTRSVLEGDNAGMSFLGASFDEAVVARVSIVGGLDAFDSVVMDDFIFGEPRAIPEPSSLAVLCLSAVGGLMGRRRPR; encoded by the coding sequence ATGACGATGCGCACCTACCCAACCGCAGCCCTGATCGCCTTGGCAGCCGCCGTTGGCGCCACCCCAACGGCGTCGGCCGAGTTGATCCGCGAAGTCAACGGCCCCGACGCCGCCAGCATCCAGGCCACGGTCGACGCGTTCCGTGCCGATCTGGGCGAGCTCAACGCCCCCGAGCCAGTCAACCACCCGGGCGGCCGCCGCGAGGTCAACTGGGACGCCGCCCCCGACTCCGTGAGCGACCCGAATCCGTTCCCCGGAGACTTCTTCAACGCCGACACGTTCCCCCGCGCCCGCGGCATTGAGTTCCTGCCGACTGGTGACACCACCGGATTTGAGCTCAGCAGCACCGCCGCGAGCGGCGAGCCGGTTGAGTTCGGCTTCGACGCGGGCTTCACGTTCTTCAGTGCCGAACGCCTGTTTACCCCCATTGGCGGCGCCACGTTCGACGTGCGGTTCTACGACCCGGCCAACCCGGACACGCCCGCGCTCTCCACCGGCCTTGGTGTGGTGTTCACCGACGTCGAGTCGCCGGACAGCACAACCATGACCTTCTACGACGCCTACGACAACGTGCTGCTCACGCGGTCGGTGCTCGAGGGCGACAACGCCGGGATGTCGTTCCTCGGGGCGTCGTTCGACGAGGCGGTTGTCGCAAGGGTGTCGATTGTCGGCGGCCTCGACGCGTTCGACTCGGTGGTGATGGACGACTTTATCTTCGGCGAGCCGCGGGCGATCCCCGAGCCGTCCTCGCTGGCCGTGCTCTGCCTGTCGGCGGTTGGCGGACTCATGGGCCGTCGCCGGCCCCGGTAG